In Mercurialis annua linkage group LG5, ddMerAnnu1.2, whole genome shotgun sequence, a single genomic region encodes these proteins:
- the LOC126682860 gene encoding phosphoacetylglucosamine mutase isoform X1, translated as MDEPQKCRILKSSSDYPPPQGVKLSYGTSGFREDASILQSTVFRVGILAALRSLKTQSVIGLMITASHNQESDNGVKVADPSGAMLTQHWEPFANSIANAASPENLVQLIDDFVKKENIPFDGSRSAEVLLGRDTRPSGESLLQAAKQGINSIIGALAFDMGILTTPQLHWMVRARNKGMKATEADYFEQLSSSFRCLIDLIPDGHKINEADDKLIVDGANGVGGEKLEVLKRMLNVSYIEVCNSGKDGGVLNEGVGADFVQKEKIVPQGVGSENAGIRCASLDGDADRLVYFTVLESNSSRIDLVDGDKILSLFAVFLREQLSALNKEKDEKLDDCFEARFGVIQTAYANGASTDYLKQLGLEVVFTPTGVKYLHEQAARYDIGIYFEANGHGTILFSENFLSRLESRCNKLSSEYKGSEQHNAALRLLAVSKVMNQAAGDALSGLLLVEAILRHKGWSIHKWGELYHDLPSRQLKVKVLDRTAVVTANAETLVVKPLGIQEAINAEIAKYSHGRCFVRPSGTEDVVRVYAEASTQEAADSLANAVVKLVDRLLGSGSTR; from the exons ATGGATGAACCTCAAAAATGTCGAATTCTCAAGTCTTCCTCCGACTACCCACCTCCTCAAG GAGTGAAGTTATCATACGGTACATCTGGATTCAGAGAAGATGCATCAATTCTGCAGTCTACAGTGTTTAGGGTTGGAATATTAGCAGCTCTTCGATCTTTAAAAACCCAATCAGTAATTGGGTTAATGATCACTGCATCTCATAATCAAGAGAGTGATAATGGTGTTAAAGTTGCTGACCCATCTGGTGCTATGCTCACTCAACATTGGGAGCCTTTTGCTAATTCTATTGCCAATGCCGCCTCGCCCGAAAACCTTGTTCag TTGATAGATGACTTTGTAAAGAAGGAAAACATCCCTTTTGATGGATCCAGGTCAGCAGAGGTACTACTTGGAAGAGATACGAGACCTAGTGGTGAATCGCTTCTTCAAGCTGCTAAACAA GGAATTAATTCAATCATTGGAGCTCTTGCATTTGACATGGGAATTTTGACGACTCCGCAACTACACTGGATGGTTCGTGCTAGAAATAAGGGCATGAAAGCAACTGAAGCTGATTACTTTGAGCAGCTTTCTAGCTCATTCAG GTGCTTGATTGATTTGATTCCTGATGGACACAAAATTAACGAGGCAGATGACAAATTGATTGTTGATGGGGCTAATGGCGTAGGTGGAGAAAAACTTGAAGTTTTGAAGAGGATGTTAAATGTGTCCTATATAGAGGTTTGTAATTCTGGAAAAGATGGAGGGGTCCTCAATGAAGGAGTTGGTGCTGATTTTGTTCAGAAAGAAAAGATAGTTCCACAAGGAGTTGGTTCTGAGAATGCTGGGATAAG GTGTGCGAGCTTGGATGGAGATGCTGATCGACTTGTTTACTTCACTGTGCTGGAAAGTAATAGCAGCAGGATTGATCTTGTTGATGGGGACAAGATACTATCATTATTTGCTGTCTTCCTGAGGGAGCAATTGAGTGCTCTTaacaaggaaaaagatgaaaaacTCGATGACTGTTTTGAAGCTCGTTTTGGTGTTATACAGACAGCTTATGCTAATGGAGCTTCTACGGATTATCTCAAGCAATTAGGCTTAGAAGTTGTCTTTACCCCAACAGGAGTAAAATACTTGCATGAGCAAGCTGCTCGATATGATATTGGGATTTATTTTGAGGCCAATGGCCATGGTACTATCCTATTCTCAGAAAATTTCCTATCTCGGTTAGAGTCAAGATGCAATAAGCTATCTTCAGAATATAAAG GTTCGGAGCAACATAATGCTGCTTTGAGACTATTAGCGGTTAGTAAAGTGATGAACCAAGCTGCCGGAGATGCTTTAAGTGGTTTGCTCTTGGTGGAAGCCATTTTAAGACACAAGGGATGGTCAATACACAAATGGGGTGAACTTTACCATGATCTACCAAGCAGGCAACTTAAG GTCAAAGTTTTGGACAGAACTGCTGTTGTTACTGCAAATGCAGAGACTCTGGTTGTGAAACCCCTTGGCATTCAAGAAGCCATTAATGCAGAAATCG CGAAATACAGTCACGGCCGATGTTTCGTTAGACCATCTGGTACAGAAGATGTTGTACGCGTATATGCAGAGGCATCCACTCAAGAAGCGGCTGATAGCCTCGCTAACGCTGTTGTTAAACTTGTCGACCGGCTCCTAGGATCTGGCAGTACCAGATAG
- the LOC126682860 gene encoding phosphoacetylglucosamine mutase isoform X2: MVLKLLTHLVLCSLNIGSLLLILLPMPPRPKTLFRSAEVLLGRDTRPSGESLLQAAKQGINSIIGALAFDMGILTTPQLHWMVRARNKGMKATEADYFEQLSSSFRCLIDLIPDGHKINEADDKLIVDGANGVGGEKLEVLKRMLNVSYIEVCNSGKDGGVLNEGVGADFVQKEKIVPQGVGSENAGIRCASLDGDADRLVYFTVLESNSSRIDLVDGDKILSLFAVFLREQLSALNKEKDEKLDDCFEARFGVIQTAYANGASTDYLKQLGLEVVFTPTGVKYLHEQAARYDIGIYFEANGHGTILFSENFLSRLESRCNKLSSEYKGSEQHNAALRLLAVSKVMNQAAGDALSGLLLVEAILRHKGWSIHKWGELYHDLPSRQLKVKVLDRTAVVTANAETLVVKPLGIQEAINAEIAKYSHGRCFVRPSGTEDVVRVYAEASTQEAADSLANAVVKLVDRLLGSGSTR, encoded by the exons ATGGTGTTAAAGTTGCTGACCCATCTGGTGCTATGCTCACTCAACATTGGGAGCCTTTTGCTAATTCTATTGCCAATGCCGCCTCGCCCGAAAACCTTGTTCag GTCAGCAGAGGTACTACTTGGAAGAGATACGAGACCTAGTGGTGAATCGCTTCTTCAAGCTGCTAAACAA GGAATTAATTCAATCATTGGAGCTCTTGCATTTGACATGGGAATTTTGACGACTCCGCAACTACACTGGATGGTTCGTGCTAGAAATAAGGGCATGAAAGCAACTGAAGCTGATTACTTTGAGCAGCTTTCTAGCTCATTCAG GTGCTTGATTGATTTGATTCCTGATGGACACAAAATTAACGAGGCAGATGACAAATTGATTGTTGATGGGGCTAATGGCGTAGGTGGAGAAAAACTTGAAGTTTTGAAGAGGATGTTAAATGTGTCCTATATAGAGGTTTGTAATTCTGGAAAAGATGGAGGGGTCCTCAATGAAGGAGTTGGTGCTGATTTTGTTCAGAAAGAAAAGATAGTTCCACAAGGAGTTGGTTCTGAGAATGCTGGGATAAG GTGTGCGAGCTTGGATGGAGATGCTGATCGACTTGTTTACTTCACTGTGCTGGAAAGTAATAGCAGCAGGATTGATCTTGTTGATGGGGACAAGATACTATCATTATTTGCTGTCTTCCTGAGGGAGCAATTGAGTGCTCTTaacaaggaaaaagatgaaaaacTCGATGACTGTTTTGAAGCTCGTTTTGGTGTTATACAGACAGCTTATGCTAATGGAGCTTCTACGGATTATCTCAAGCAATTAGGCTTAGAAGTTGTCTTTACCCCAACAGGAGTAAAATACTTGCATGAGCAAGCTGCTCGATATGATATTGGGATTTATTTTGAGGCCAATGGCCATGGTACTATCCTATTCTCAGAAAATTTCCTATCTCGGTTAGAGTCAAGATGCAATAAGCTATCTTCAGAATATAAAG GTTCGGAGCAACATAATGCTGCTTTGAGACTATTAGCGGTTAGTAAAGTGATGAACCAAGCTGCCGGAGATGCTTTAAGTGGTTTGCTCTTGGTGGAAGCCATTTTAAGACACAAGGGATGGTCAATACACAAATGGGGTGAACTTTACCATGATCTACCAAGCAGGCAACTTAAG GTCAAAGTTTTGGACAGAACTGCTGTTGTTACTGCAAATGCAGAGACTCTGGTTGTGAAACCCCTTGGCATTCAAGAAGCCATTAATGCAGAAATCG CGAAATACAGTCACGGCCGATGTTTCGTTAGACCATCTGGTACAGAAGATGTTGTACGCGTATATGCAGAGGCATCCACTCAAGAAGCGGCTGATAGCCTCGCTAACGCTGTTGTTAAACTTGTCGACCGGCTCCTAGGATCTGGCAGTACCAGATAG